In Campylobacter mucosalis, a single window of DNA contains:
- the dsbI gene encoding disulfide bond formation protein DsbI has translation MNEIKKAKFFYGLMFLAGFLIILLPVGIANLYFGYVLKDSPCTLCWGQREAMIFIGVMALFIVRYGMKAKYLATLLVMTAFGLWQSLAHFGNHAGRDLDQGFGLAVFGIHTYFWAEIVFWAVVLLLGIMFFFAPKFSAFEAEQGDKSVREFCTPVRLGFVVVALIIASNVFQAFVSTGIPPYYGQGDPVRFTLDKKYIIWDDSGYKKHWSTISFLGKRDVRNPDYAFAPASEKLGVKFDNEHANAPLNIDENLQIVSKREFNIQKPLNSLSLINGEYVVSSKWEVFFADENLSVKSDFEIDPYFSATIDPIIGIVPFMDDKFMLMGSNKSYLRFAKNDKADDALQYADFVRGNDKFEGQGKGLGRGRIDTVRAKFFHIGAVATDGKYIYTATLPNNKDQKSLVISKILAKDRQLSGEFSPSANLKESKNLGDLYITSMVHKDGVLYAMSKNHNVIVLIDLASESVVKTIAFPSEIKNARGLVINGQNLEILSYENSKNILYTLK, from the coding sequence ATGAACGAGATTAAAAAAGCGAAATTTTTCTACGGCTTGATGTTTCTTGCTGGATTTTTAATAATCTTACTTCCAGTTGGGATCGCAAATTTATACTTTGGCTACGTGCTTAAAGATAGCCCTTGCACGCTTTGTTGGGGGCAACGTGAAGCGATGATATTTATAGGTGTTATGGCACTTTTTATCGTTCGCTATGGCATGAAAGCAAAATACCTAGCAACTCTTTTGGTTATGACTGCTTTTGGTCTTTGGCAGTCGTTAGCACACTTTGGCAACCACGCTGGACGCGACCTTGATCAAGGGTTTGGACTGGCAGTTTTTGGCATACATACATATTTTTGGGCTGAGATAGTTTTTTGGGCTGTTGTGTTGTTGCTTGGTATTATGTTTTTCTTTGCACCAAAATTTAGTGCATTTGAAGCAGAGCAGGGTGATAAGAGTGTCAGAGAATTTTGCACACCAGTGCGTTTGGGATTTGTAGTTGTTGCACTAATAATTGCTTCAAACGTATTCCAAGCCTTTGTTAGTACAGGCATTCCGCCATACTACGGACAGGGCGATCCGGTGCGTTTTACACTTGATAAAAAGTATATCATTTGGGATGATAGTGGATATAAAAAACATTGGAGCACGATCTCATTTTTAGGTAAAAGAGATGTAAGAAATCCAGACTATGCGTTTGCTCCTGCGAGTGAAAAACTTGGTGTGAAATTTGATAACGAACACGCAAATGCTCCACTAAATATAGATGAGAATTTGCAAATTGTATCAAAACGTGAATTTAACATACAAAAACCGCTAAATTCATTAAGCCTAATAAATGGAGAGTACGTTGTAAGCTCAAAGTGGGAAGTGTTTTTTGCTGATGAAAATTTAAGCGTAAAAAGCGACTTTGAGATAGACCCTTATTTTTCAGCTACAATTGATCCAATAATTGGCATTGTGCCGTTTATGGACGATAAATTTATGCTTATGGGCTCAAATAAAAGCTATCTAAGATTTGCTAAAAATGACAAAGCTGACGATGCTTTACAATATGCTGATTTTGTGCGTGGTAATGATAAATTTGAGGGTCAAGGCAAGGGTCTTGGCAGAGGTAGGATTGATACGGTTAGGGCTAAATTCTTTCATATTGGAGCCGTTGCAACTGATGGAAAATATATCTACACAGCAACTCTACCAAATAACAAGGATCAAAAAAGCCTAGTGATATCAAAAATTTTAGCCAAAGATAGACAGCTTTCAGGCGAGTTTAGCCCAAGCGCGAATTTAAAAGAGAGTAAGAATTTAGGCGATCTTTATATAACATCTATGGTGCATAAAGACGGCGTTTTATATGCTATGAGTAAAAATCACAACGTAATTGTGCTTATAGATTTAGCAAGCGAAAGTGTTGTAAAAACGATAGCTTTTCCTAGCGAGATTAAAAACGCAAGAGGACTCGTGATAAATGGGCAAAATTTAGAAATTCTCTCATACGAAAACAGCAAAAACATACTTTACACTCTAAAATAA
- a CDS encoding class I SAM-dependent methyltransferase: MQDIQESYDKLPYFSNAFVETSPFRLEAIGKFLTLNPAKTDNARVLEIGCSYGGNLLPFAAQNPNAKILGIDLSQTQIQTANELADKMGLKNIKFMQKDICELSPQDVKGFEKFDYIVCHGVYSWVPDFVRDAILKVIKNFLDPNGIAYISYNTYPGWKTKEVIREFLKFGTQNSNTPTQKCERANELLDTFGLYLEFMEQNETDIPHFQALNRYIKDLNGRSDTYIFHEFLESFNRPLWFKEFAQALDQNGLSYLTDTNLDDIFHQNVGIKEFDEWVDINFTDRIEKEQALDFFTNKTFRKSLVVHKESMGGGSGEFHAEIGVNELSLINLSATFKKQSDGSYKGINDKLMKPEYNWLYDVFNKVCPESINFASLASLLDNENAVQTAYLGFLEILSKDCAILSTFKTENIKYEVGKTRLKENLRGYFQYFANNKKPVIGFSNMFNVKVKFSHIDAAMALNFDGKKSIDDIVTIAGNLLKTNKLTLSVYETNVKPSDKKESKKLLLEYVKNIEAMLSDNYFLENFS; this comes from the coding sequence ATGCAAGACATACAAGAAAGCTACGACAAACTCCCCTATTTTTCAAATGCGTTTGTTGAAACATCGCCATTTAGACTAGAAGCCATAGGTAAATTTTTAACCCTAAATCCAGCAAAAACCGACAACGCAAGAGTGTTAGAGATCGGTTGTAGCTATGGTGGAAATCTACTTCCATTTGCAGCACAAAACCCAAATGCTAAAATTCTAGGTATAGATCTAAGCCAGACACAGATACAAACCGCAAATGAATTAGCAGATAAAATGGGGCTAAAAAATATAAAATTTATGCAAAAAGATATCTGTGAGCTATCTCCGCAAGATGTCAAAGGGTTTGAGAAATTTGACTACATCGTATGTCACGGCGTGTATAGCTGGGTTCCTGACTTTGTAAGGGACGCGATACTAAAGGTCATAAAAAACTTTTTAGATCCAAACGGGATAGCCTACATCTCATACAACACCTATCCTGGCTGGAAAACCAAAGAGGTTATAAGGGAATTTTTAAAATTTGGAACACAAAATTCTAACACTCCAACGCAAAAGTGCGAAAGGGCAAATGAGCTTTTAGACACCTTTGGATTATATCTAGAATTTATGGAGCAAAACGAAACAGATATCCCGCATTTTCAAGCACTAAACAGATATATAAAAGACCTAAATGGACGTAGCGACACATATATATTTCACGAATTTTTAGAGAGTTTTAACAGACCGCTTTGGTTTAAGGAATTTGCACAAGCACTCGATCAAAACGGACTTTCATATCTAACGGATACGAATTTAGATGATATCTTTCATCAAAATGTAGGGATAAAAGAGTTTGATGAATGGGTAGATATAAATTTCACAGATAGAATAGAAAAAGAGCAAGCTTTGGACTTTTTTACAAACAAAACCTTTAGAAAAAGTCTAGTCGTGCATAAAGAGTCAATGGGGGGGGGTAGCGGAGAATTTCACGCTGAGATCGGCGTAAATGAGCTTAGCTTGATAAACCTAAGTGCCACATTTAAAAAGCAAAGTGATGGAAGCTATAAGGGTATAAACGACAAATTGATGAAACCCGAATACAACTGGCTTTATGACGTCTTTAATAAAGTGTGTCCTGAAAGTATAAATTTTGCCTCTCTAGCCTCACTTTTGGATAATGAAAATGCGGTGCAAACGGCATATCTTGGGTTTTTAGAAATTTTAAGCAAGGATTGTGCGATTTTAAGCACATTTAAAACCGAAAATATCAAATACGAAGTCGGTAAAACTAGACTCAAAGAGAATTTAAGAGGGTATTTTCAGTATTTTGCAAATAACAAAAAGCCAGTCATTGGTTTTTCAAATATGTTTAACGTAAAAGTGAAATTTTCGCACATAGACGCAGCTATGGCGCTAAATTTTGACGGCAAAAAAAGTATAGATGACATAGTGACCATCGCTGGAAATTTACTAAAAACCAACAAACTAACCTTAAGCGTATATGAAACAAATGTCAAACCAAGCGATAAAAAAGAGAGTAAAAAGCTACTTTTAGAATATGTAAAAAATATCGAAGCTATGCTTAGTGATAACTATTTTTTAGAAAATTTTAGCTAG
- the ttdB gene encoding L(+)-tartrate dehydratase subunit beta yields the protein MSKKILKTPIKAEDLADIKAGDIIYLSGNIVTCRDVAHRRVVEEGRELPLDINGGAILHAGPIIRKLGEDSYEIVSVGPTTSMRMEKFEYELIKKTGVRLIVGKGGMGDETMRGCAEFKALHCVFPAGCAVIAATQVEEIQSADWMELGMPETLWNCKVKEFGPLIVSIDTHGNNLFEQNKVDFNKKKDKALSEITKQVGFIK from the coding sequence ATGAGTAAGAAAATTTTAAAAACACCAATAAAGGCTGAGGATTTAGCAGACATAAAAGCTGGAGACATTATATATCTAAGCGGAAATATCGTAACCTGTCGCGACGTGGCACATAGACGCGTGGTAGAAGAGGGGCGAGAGTTGCCACTTGATATAAATGGTGGTGCAATACTTCACGCTGGTCCTATCATACGAAAATTAGGCGAAGATAGCTACGAAATCGTATCTGTGGGGCCCACAACAAGCATGAGAATGGAAAAATTTGAGTATGAGCTTATCAAAAAAACAGGCGTAAGGCTCATCGTAGGTAAAGGCGGAATGGGCGATGAAACTATGCGTGGATGTGCGGAATTTAAGGCACTTCACTGCGTATTTCCAGCAGGATGTGCGGTCATAGCAGCAACTCAGGTCGAGGAGATACAGAGTGCTGATTGGATGGAGCTTGGTATGCCAGAAACCCTTTGGAACTGCAAAGTTAAAGAATTTGGACCACTTATAGTATCAATCGACACTCACGGCAACAACCTCTTTGAGCAAAATAAAGTAGATTTTAACAAGAAAAAAGACAAAGCTCTAAGCGAAATCACAAAACAGGTTGGATTTATAAAATAA
- a CDS encoding tRNA 2-thiocytidine biosynthesis TtcA family protein yields the protein MIDLSKKLLSIVGRTNAKYKMVCGGDKILLGLSGGKDSLALAFVLKHMQNVTPEKFEFKAVTLSYGMGEDYGYLTKFCNEHGIEHEVIDSSIFEISKDKIRKNSSFCSFFSRMRRGYLYTYAQKHGFNKLAIAHHLDDAAESFFMNFTYNGALRTLAPKYTAKNGIEVIRPFIYVRERALRENAIRNELFVIGDEACPAMRFDVKMPHARSETKELLAQLEKQNPKLFTSLKAAFENIHLNTFFDPKNSCDDE from the coding sequence ATGATAGATTTAAGCAAAAAGCTTTTAAGTATCGTTGGGCGAACGAACGCAAAATACAAAATGGTTTGCGGTGGCGATAAAATTTTGCTAGGTCTTAGTGGCGGCAAAGACAGCCTTGCTCTTGCTTTTGTGCTAAAACATATGCAAAATGTAACGCCAGAGAAATTTGAGTTTAAAGCTGTAACTTTAAGCTATGGTATGGGCGAGGATTACGGGTATTTGACAAAATTTTGCAATGAACACGGCATAGAACACGAGGTCATTGATAGCTCAATTTTTGAAATTTCAAAGGATAAAATCCGTAAGAATTCTAGCTTTTGTAGCTTTTTTAGTCGTATGAGGCGTGGGTATCTTTACACATACGCCCAAAAACACGGCTTTAATAAACTAGCCATAGCTCATCATCTTGATGATGCAGCTGAGAGCTTTTTTATGAACTTTACCTACAACGGCGCGTTAAGAACCCTTGCACCAAAATATACAGCTAAAAACGGCATTGAAGTTATTCGTCCATTTATCTATGTGCGTGAGCGGGCTTTGCGTGAAAATGCCATTCGCAACGAGCTTTTTGTCATCGGCGATGAGGCTTGTCCGGCGATGAGATTTGATGTAAAAATGCCACACGCAAGAAGTGAAACAAAAGAGCTTTTAGCACAGCTTGAAAAGCAAAATCCAAAGCTATTTACAAGCTTAAAAGCAGCCTTTGAAAATATCCACTTAAACACATTTTTTGACCCAAAAAATAGCTGTGATGATGAGTAG
- the uvrA gene encoding excinuclease ABC subunit UvrA has protein sequence MNDTIKIFGAREHNLKDINLEIPKNKLVVFTGLSGSGKSTLAFDTLYAEGQRRYIESLSSYARQFLDRVGKPDVDKIEGLTPAIAIDQKTTSKNPRSTVGTITEIYDYLRLLYARIGTQHCHQCGKPISKMSSQDIINEISKLPNDAKVVIYAPLIREKKGTFADLIENLRAKGFVRALIDGVMVRLDEEIELAKTKKHTIKVVIDRLVISDENSVRLAQDVEKALNESYGEVEVEISNADELGLTQKFIHYSEHLACFDCKISFTPLEPLSFSFNSPKGACEHCDGLGIRYSLDMSKILDEDKSIEAGAVKTMHGYNMSYYNKFLLAFCEQNDINTKTAFYDLSDDERRLVLYGNAKPVEFLWKRHRLTRTFEGAVKISYELLNSEKYLDEYMSEKICSNCNGHRLKPQSLAVKVAGLGLGEILDMSIEDCVAFFSNEKNFSYLNSQEMMIATPILKEINERLYFLFDVGLGYLSLGRDARTISGGEAQRIRIASQIGSGLSGVMYVLDEPSIGLHERDTLKLIKTLRNLQLKGNSVIVVEHDKKTIKEADFIVDIGEGAGKFGGSVIFSGTYDELLKTHTQTAKYLNGEADINYQKNRKQESWIEISNVNINNIKNLSAKFPLKNLVGITGVSGSGKSSLILQTLLPVAQEELNRARKVKKVAGASITGLEKLDKVIYLDQSPIGRTPRSNPATYTGVMDEIRTLFANTKEAKLRGYKIGRFSFNVKGGRCEKCGGEGEIKIEMHFLPDVMVICDACKGTRYNAQTLEITYKGKSIADVLDMSIDDALEFFKAVPKIYAKLKTLVDVGLGYITLGQNATTLSGGEAQRVKLAKELSRSDTGKTLYILDEPTTGLHFADVNRLCLVLEHLVDLGNSVFVIEHNMDIIKNCDYIVDMGPEGGAKGGRIIATGSVKELAKNHKKTGSYTGKFLEEELKK, from the coding sequence ATGAATGATACAATTAAAATTTTTGGTGCACGTGAGCATAACCTAAAAGATATCAATTTAGAAATTCCAAAAAACAAACTCGTGGTTTTTACGGGGCTTTCTGGCTCTGGCAAAAGCACTTTGGCGTTTGATACGCTTTATGCAGAGGGGCAAAGGCGTTATATTGAGAGTCTTAGTAGCTATGCTAGGCAGTTTTTAGATAGGGTTGGTAAGCCTGATGTTGATAAGATTGAAGGTCTTACTCCTGCTATTGCCATTGATCAAAAGACGACTTCAAAAAACCCACGCTCAACGGTTGGTACGATAACTGAAATTTATGATTATTTGCGACTTTTATACGCAAGAATCGGCACTCAGCACTGCCACCAATGTGGTAAGCCTATCTCAAAAATGAGTTCGCAAGACATTATAAATGAAATTTCAAAGTTACCAAATGACGCAAAAGTTGTTATTTATGCACCTTTGATTCGCGAAAAAAAAGGCACATTTGCTGATTTGATTGAAAATTTAAGAGCAAAGGGCTTTGTTAGGGCGTTAATTGATGGCGTTATGGTGCGTTTGGATGAAGAGATAGAGCTTGCAAAGACTAAAAAACACACGATAAAAGTTGTCATTGACCGCCTTGTAATTAGCGATGAAAATAGCGTTAGATTAGCACAAGATGTTGAAAAGGCGTTAAATGAGAGCTACGGCGAAGTTGAAGTTGAAATTTCAAATGCCGATGAGCTTGGACTTACGCAAAAATTTATTCATTACAGCGAACATTTGGCCTGTTTTGACTGCAAAATTTCATTTACTCCGCTTGAACCGCTTAGTTTTAGCTTTAACAGCCCAAAAGGTGCGTGTGAGCATTGTGACGGCTTAGGTATTCGTTACAGCCTTGATATGAGTAAAATTTTAGACGAGGATAAGAGCATTGAAGCTGGTGCTGTAAAAACTATGCACGGCTATAATATGAGCTATTACAACAAATTTTTACTAGCATTTTGCGAACAAAACGACATAAATACCAAAACGGCGTTTTATGATTTAAGCGATGATGAAAGACGCTTAGTGCTTTATGGCAACGCAAAGCCAGTTGAGTTTTTATGGAAAAGACACCGATTAACTCGCACTTTTGAGGGCGCGGTTAAAATTTCTTACGAGCTTTTAAACAGCGAAAAATATTTAGATGAATATATGAGCGAGAAAATTTGCTCAAATTGCAACGGACACCGCTTAAAACCGCAAAGTTTGGCTGTAAAAGTAGCAGGGCTTGGACTTGGCGAAATTTTAGATATGAGTATTGAAGATTGCGTGGCGTTTTTTTCAAATGAGAAAAATTTTAGCTACTTAAATTCACAAGAGATGATGATAGCAACGCCGATTTTAAAGGAGATAAACGAAAGGCTTTATTTTTTATTTGATGTTGGGCTTGGTTATCTCTCTTTGGGGCGTGATGCAAGGACGATTAGTGGTGGCGAGGCTCAGAGAATTCGCATCGCAAGTCAGATAGGTAGCGGTCTAAGTGGGGTTATGTATGTGCTTGATGAGCCAAGTATCGGACTTCACGAAAGGGACACGCTAAAACTTATTAAAACCTTGCGAAATCTGCAACTTAAAGGCAACTCTGTAATAGTCGTAGAGCACGATAAAAAGACCATCAAAGAAGCCGATTTTATCGTTGATATCGGTGAGGGGGCTGGTAAGTTTGGAGGCTCAGTTATATTTTCTGGCACTTATGATGAACTGCTTAAAACTCACACGCAAACGGCAAAATACCTAAACGGCGAAGCTGATATAAACTACCAAAAAAACCGAAAACAAGAAAGTTGGATAGAAATTTCAAACGTAAATATCAACAACATAAAAAATTTAAGTGCAAAATTCCCACTTAAAAATCTAGTCGGCATAACTGGCGTTTCAGGCTCTGGCAAAAGCTCACTCATACTTCAAACACTTTTGCCAGTCGCACAAGAGGAGTTAAATCGTGCTAGAAAGGTAAAAAAGGTCGCAGGGGCAAGTATCACTGGACTTGAAAAACTAGATAAAGTAATTTATCTTGATCAAAGCCCAATAGGTCGCACGCCACGCTCAAATCCAGCCACTTATACCGGCGTAATGGATGAAATTCGCACACTTTTTGCTAACACAAAAGAGGCAAAGCTTCGTGGGTATAAAATCGGCAGATTTAGTTTTAACGTCAAAGGTGGGCGTTGCGAGAAGTGCGGTGGCGAGGGCGAGATAAAGATAGAGATGCACTTTTTGCCTGATGTAATGGTCATTTGTGACGCTTGTAAAGGCACACGCTACAACGCTCAAACGCTTGAAATAACGTATAAAGGCAAGTCAATCGCCGATGTGCTAGATATGAGTATTGATGATGCGTTAGAGTTTTTTAAAGCGGTGCCAAAAATTTATGCTAAACTTAAAACCCTTGTTGATGTTGGGCTTGGCTATATCACGCTTGGGCAAAATGCTACGACTTTAAGCGGAGGCGAGGCACAGCGTGTAAAACTGGCAAAAGAGCTAAGTAGAAGCGACACTGGCAAGACCCTTTATATCCTTGATGAGCCTACGACCGGACTTCACTTTGCAGATGTAAATCGCCTTTGTTTGGTGCTTGAACACTTGGTTGATTTGGGTAACTCTGTTTTTGTGATTGAGCATAATATGGATATTATTAAAAACTGCGATTATATCGTAGATATGGGACCAGAAGGCGGTGCAAAAGGCGGTCGTATCATCGCAACAGGAAGCGTAAAAGAGCTTGCTAAAAATCACAAAAAAACTGGCTCATACACTGGTAAATTTTTAGAAGAGGAGCTAAAAAAATGA
- the dba gene encoding disulfide bond formation protein Dba, whose translation MEFLQLLLVLIAVILVIIKPEKEKLAFGLVVASWLFMLIMYIGAKSSNLLTHMNL comes from the coding sequence ATGGAGTTTTTACAGCTTTTATTAGTGCTTATTGCAGTGATACTAGTTATCATTAAGCCAGAAAAAGAAAAACTTGCATTCGGTCTAGTTGTAGCCTCATGGCTATTCATGCTCATTATGTATATAGGTGCTAAATCAAGCAACCTTTTAACACATATGAATCTGTAA
- a CDS encoding glycosyltransferase family 25 protein, whose amino-acid sequence MGGGISESELFKLVYDYKNCFLTKGEIGCALSHLKIYQKMIDENIPYALILEDDAGFSDEFCEILAKIDKFLSKKDDFELVCLMQLDGACFKNLILKIDENLRLYKFSSGSRTHGYIITKMAAAKLLKLNTPIILEADMWLQFYELSGLKIYTLNKDVILTTDKDGANSSIGTQERLNFAEQKAVVRKQKMKKIGGVSYRFRRILQRLKNKIFTRIFTKR is encoded by the coding sequence ATGGGGGGGGGTATTAGTGAAAGTGAGCTTTTTAAGCTCGTATATGATTATAAAAACTGCTTTTTAACAAAGGGTGAAATAGGTTGTGCATTAAGTCATTTAAAAATCTATCAAAAAATGATAGATGAGAACATCCCTTATGCCCTAATCCTTGAAGATGATGCTGGTTTTAGCGATGAATTTTGTGAAATTTTAGCCAAAATTGATAAGTTTTTATCAAAAAAAGATGACTTTGAGCTAGTTTGCTTAATGCAACTTGATGGTGCTTGTTTTAAAAATCTAATACTCAAAATTGATGAAAATTTACGCCTTTATAAATTCTCATCAGGCTCTAGAACACACGGCTATATCATCACAAAAATGGCTGCAGCTAAGCTTTTAAAGCTAAATACGCCAATAATCCTAGAAGCTGATATGTGGCTACAATTTTACGAGTTAAGTGGTTTAAAAATTTACACCTTAAACAAAGATGTGATTTTAACAACTGATAAAGACGGGGCAAACTCATCAATTGGCACACAAGAAAGACTAAATTTTGCAGAGCAAAAGGCAGTCGTAAGAAAGCAAAAAATGAAAAAAATCGGTGGCGTTTCATATCGTTTTAGGCGGATTTTACAGCGTTTAAAAAATAAAATTTTTACAAGGATTTTTACAAAACGATGA
- the ttdA gene encoding L(+)-tartrate dehydratase subunit alpha: MQKSIQKMTDVMAKFVGYSGKVLPDDITAKLEELSKKESSELAKTIYKTMFENQKLAKQLDRPSCQDTGVIQFFLKCGANFPLIGELEQILINSVLKATKEAPLRHNSVETFDEYNTGKNVGKDTPSIFWEIEPNSDKCEIYTYMAGGGCSLPGKATVLMPGMGYEGVIKFVMDIMTSYGINACPPLLVGVGVGTSIDVASLLSKKALLRPIGTQNPNERAAKTEKLLEDGINSIGLGPQGMSGSSSVMGVHIENSARHPSVIAVAVNVGCWSHRKGHIIWDSNLNFSIKSHKEFSYE, encoded by the coding sequence ATGCAAAAATCCATACAAAAAATGACTGATGTAATGGCAAAATTTGTAGGATATAGTGGCAAGGTTTTACCTGATGACATAACTGCAAAGCTAGAAGAACTCAGCAAAAAAGAGAGTAGTGAACTGGCAAAAACCATATATAAAACGATGTTTGAAAATCAAAAACTAGCAAAACAGCTAGATCGTCCGTCGTGTCAGGATACTGGGGTTATTCAGTTTTTTCTAAAGTGTGGAGCAAATTTCCCACTCATTGGCGAACTTGAGCAAATACTCATAAACTCGGTACTAAAAGCGACAAAAGAGGCTCCATTAAGGCACAACAGCGTCGAAACATTTGATGAGTATAACACAGGTAAAAATGTCGGCAAAGATACTCCGTCTATATTTTGGGAGATTGAGCCAAACAGCGATAAATGCGAGATTTACACCTATATGGCGGGCGGGGGTTGTAGTCTGCCTGGTAAAGCTACGGTCTTAATGCCTGGAATGGGCTATGAAGGCGTGATTAAATTTGTAATGGATATAATGACAAGCTACGGCATAAACGCCTGTCCTCCGCTACTTGTTGGCGTTGGCGTTGGAACTTCTATCGATGTTGCGTCACTTTTGTCAAAAAAGGCACTCCTACGACCGATTGGGACACAAAATCCAAATGAACGTGCTGCAAAAACCGAAAAACTGCTTGAAGATGGTATAAACTCAATAGGCTTAGGACCACAAGGGATGAGTGGTTCTAGCTCCGTAATGGGCGTTCATATCGAAAATTCTGCACGTCATCCGTCAGTTATAGCAGTTGCTGTAAATGTGGGCTGTTGGTCGCATAGAAAGGGGCATATCATCTGGGATAGCAACCTAAATTTTAGCATTAAATCGCACAAGGAGTTTAGCTATGAGTAA
- a CDS encoding 5'-methylthioadenosine/adenosylhomocysteine nucleosidase, translated as MIAILGAMNEEITPILERVGEYKTINYANNSFYKANYKGKDLIIAYSKIGKVNSSLTATLLIEKFGAKTLLFSGVAGALNENLKIGELIYATSLAQHDLDITAFGHPYGYVPGVEIFAKTDEGLNALALKIAQKRGLKLTGGIIATGDQFVCSSEKKSWIKAMFKADAVEMEGASVAQVCAQLNVPFFVLRAISDEANGSAEFDFDEFLHSSAKISADFVLEMVENL; from the coding sequence ATGATAGCGATTTTAGGCGCAATGAATGAAGAGATCACACCGATTTTAGAGCGTGTAGGCGAGTATAAAACTATCAACTACGCAAACAACTCATTTTACAAAGCAAACTACAAAGGCAAGGATTTAATCATCGCCTACTCAAAAATAGGCAAGGTAAATTCAAGCCTAACCGCAACCCTGCTTATAGAAAAATTTGGGGCAAAAACGCTACTTTTTAGCGGTGTAGCAGGTGCGTTAAATGAAAATTTAAAGATTGGCGAATTAATTTACGCTACAAGTCTAGCTCAGCACGACCTTGATATAACGGCGTTTGGACACCCATACGGATATGTGCCGGGGGTTGAAATTTTTGCTAAAACTGATGAGGGTTTAAATGCCCTAGCTCTTAAAATTGCACAAAAAAGAGGGCTAAAACTAACAGGCGGTATCATCGCAACAGGCGATCAGTTTGTGTGTAGCAGTGAGAAAAAATCGTGGATAAAAGCAATGTTTAAAGCAGACGCCGTTGAGATGGAAGGAGCTAGTGTAGCTCAGGTTTGTGCTCAGCTAAACGTGCCATTTTTCGTGCTTCGTGCGATTAGTGACGAGGCAAATGGCTCGGCTGAGTTTGATTTTGATGAGTTTTTGCACAGCTCGGCTAAAATTTCAGCCGATTTTGTGCTAGAAATGGTAGAAAATTTATGA
- the fabD gene encoding ACP S-malonyltransferase, translating into MKYAFIFAGQGSQSVGMGLEFYENFAPCRELLGEASEYLKIDFKHLLFSQNELLSQSEFTQPAIVLNALMSYLALNENISPVQKFSLGHSLGEFSALAVNGAFDFKDAIKLVNLRGKFMQEACDGKGAGMMVLLGLDDSVVEKICSEARNEGKSVYAANYNCDGQIVVAGLKDDLSSLEATFKGAGAKRAMLLDMSVASHCPILKPASDALFSELGKYLNDSFLPVISNVNAKFYTTKDEAKELLKDQLTSPVLYKQSIKNHENDVDCFIELGSKILSGMNKKITQKPTLSITDLASLDEAVKFLEGK; encoded by the coding sequence ATGAAATACGCATTTATCTTTGCAGGACAGGGTTCTCAAAGTGTCGGTATGGGGCTTGAATTTTACGAAAATTTCGCCCCTTGCCGTGAGTTGCTTGGCGAGGCTAGTGAGTATTTAAAGATCGATTTTAAACACCTACTTTTTAGCCAAAACGAGCTTTTAAGCCAAAGTGAATTTACCCAACCAGCTATCGTTTTAAACGCACTTATGAGCTATCTTGCTTTAAACGAGAATATTTCGCCAGTCCAGAAATTTAGCCTAGGGCACTCTCTTGGCGAGTTTAGTGCTTTGGCTGTAAATGGTGCTTTTGATTTTAAAGACGCCATAAAGCTTGTAAATTTGCGTGGTAAGTTTATGCAAGAGGCTTGTGATGGCAAGGGTGCTGGTATGATGGTTTTGCTTGGGCTTGATGATAGCGTGGTTGAGAAAATTTGCAGTGAAGCTAGAAATGAAGGCAAAAGCGTCTATGCTGCAAACTACAACTGCGACGGACAAATCGTGGTAGCAGGGCTAAAAGATGATTTATCAAGCCTAGAAGCCACATTTAAAGGTGCTGGTGCAAAACGCGCTATGCTTCTTGATATGTCAGTGGCGTCTCATTGTCCGATTTTAAAACCAGCTAGCGACGCCCTGTTTAGCGAACTTGGCAAGTATTTAAATGATAGCTTTTTACCGGTTATCTCAAACGTAAATGCCAAATTTTACACCACAAAAGACGAAGCAAAAGAGCTTTTAAAAGACCAGCTAACAAGCCCAGTGCTTTATAAACAAAGCATTAAAAATCACGAAAACGATGTTGATTGTTTCATTGAGCTTGGATCAAAAATTTTAAGCGGTATGAATAAAAAAATTACGCAAAAACCAACTTTAAGCATTACAGATTTGGCTTCACTTGATGAAGCTGTGAAATTTTTGGAGGGCAAATGA